The Rhizoctonia solani chromosome 4, complete sequence genome contains a region encoding:
- a CDS encoding Transport protein particle (TRAPP) component — MAIHSQVWKACFGKPADGIEKSVEKEDEYMIIDNDPPITRYISVPKDMDQLSCSALTAGIVEAVLDGLGFPARVTAHSVPMPNLPHRTLILIKLDQSVLEREEALKST; from the exons ATGGCGATTCATTCCCAA GTCTGGAAAGCCTGCTTTGGCAAACCCGCTGACGGCATTGAAAAGAGCGTTGAGAAAGAGGATGAAT ATATGATCATTGACAACGATCCTCCTATTACCCGATATATATCCGTTCCTAAGGACATGGATCAACTAAGCTGTTCGGCACTGACTGCTGGTATAGTAGAAGCTGTTTTGGATGGCTTGGGTTTC CCAGCTCGTGTTACTGCCCACTCGGTCCCGATGCCAAATCTCCCTCACCGCACATTGATTCTAATTAAGTTAGACCAATCTGTACTCGAACGGGAAGAGGCCTTGAAATCGACATAA
- a CDS encoding lipid droplet-associated perilipin protein, with protein MAETQAVPTVDAPHVTSVDRVSKIPVVNDTLTTINTILSQNAYSKGLYSTAQAYSERAYNLSQPVQIRLAPVIGRVDGYANKGLDALESRWPYPFQATTEEVIGTLRQGPDAAYDLAASYASAATKIYEDRVKTPAYVLVSKADSALLTPIVDRFEFVVNKFHKDIPSSPSSASSSSSLDSEGSSERQYARAYRLSLDLKDQILVISGDQLKQLQQNNIYIQRATESLYNLTNSITGLSHESGARAHQFSQSVLGELESIQHLVVSRKEALPGQYSALKEAIGATLAQVRGIVHETDVPVTEKAVKVRDVVVARVQPVLQQVIEEGKKLIGRAKVKGEEVENNTGAKVKEIKENSATGGNEESSTTNDSA; from the exons ATGGCTGAGACCCAGGCTGTGCCCACTGTCGATGCCCCTCACGTTACCTCTGTCGACCGTGTGAGCAAGATACCGGTCGTCAATGACACACTGACTACTATCAATACTATCTTGTCTCAAAATGCCTATTCTAAAGGGCTCTACTCCACGGCGCAAGCCTATAGCGAACGTGCATACAACCTTTCCCAACCAGTTCAG ATTCGCCTGGCGCCCGTTATCGGACGTGTGGATGGCTACGCAAACAAGGGCCTAGACGCTCTAGAATCTCGCTGGCCTTATCCGTTCCAAGCAACCACTGAAGAGGTTATTGGTACCCTTCG GCAAGGACCTGATGCTGCATACGATTTAGCGGCGTCGTATGCCAGTGCCGCCACAAAAATTTACGAGGACCGGGTTAAAACGCCAGCCTATGTTCTAGTTTCCAAAGCTGATTCT GCTTTACTCACGCCTATTGTTGACCGATTCGAGTTCGTGGTGAACAAGTTCCATAAAGATATTCCGTCTTCTCCCTCTTCAGCATCATCTTCTTCCAGTTTAGA CTCTGAAGGCTCTTCTGAGCGACAATATGCTCGTGCATATCGCCTTTCTCTGGATCTTAAGGACCAAATTCTAGTAATTTCTGGCGACCAGCTCAAACAACTCCAGCAAAACAACATATACATTCAGCGTGCCACCGAATCTCTCTATAACTTGACGAACAGCATTACCGGCTTATCACACGAATCGGGCGCTCGCGCCCACCAATTTTCCCAATCCGTCTTGGGTGAATTGGAGAGCATTCAGCATCTGGTTGTATCACGTAAAGAAGCGCTTCCAGGCCAGTACTCTGCGCTCAAGGAAGCTATCGGGGCAACGCTCGCTCAGGTCCGGGGAATAGTTCACGAGACAGATGTGCCAGTTACCGAGAAAGCAGTGAAGGTCAGGGACGTCGTGGTTGCCCGTGTACAACCAGTTCTACAACAGGTTATTGAAGAGGGAAAGAAGTTGATCGGAAGGGCCAAGGTCAAGGGCGAAGAGGTCGAAAACAATACTGGTGCCAAAGTGAAGGAGATAAAGGAGAACAGTGCCACTGGAGGAAATGAAGAGAGCAGCACAACTAATGACTCTGCTTGA
- a CDS encoding Serine/threonine-protein kinase produces the protein MDPPIVHGDLKAENILISQNRTPRISDFGLSRAVKNSDAPTGYTTSAFHGSMRWMSPELHYADEDGRPPAFTPASDVWAFGMVMLEVETCAVPWFHIIHEPAVILAVMRGSTPPPPKNKIIPPPVWALMQDCWKQDPMERESMRSVMSRIDLLKFQRDVQDPSSPVGQRSLSSPSSSISSIRSRLSSFISSPTISPLTLEPTSLNDADTVLTKARRAYTQRDIPLARQLYTTAAAAFASASHQLRHAQTLTELARVDKPNARVHLEAAMETLSSPHQPMYQIRVQRMVAEIESTGEAKRLLLNCRSSAKKGGWVDEEGAALIQLGQVHVAAGEDDDAYGWFGEAIRLGEKQDKATIKSEALEGRGGVSMRRGNKEAAIMDFEQAAVEYRHCGGGGRRGVTRVLGKIREISGEGGSCSMIDTLSESTGSLALSLGGIP, from the exons ATGGATCCTCCTATTGTGCACGGAGACCTCAAAGCG GAGAACATTCTAATATCTCAAAATCGTACGCCCCGAATAAGCGACTTCGGCTTGTCTCGAGCAGTCAAAAATTCTGATGCTCCTACTGGATACACGACTTCGGCATTTCATGGCTCCATGCGGTGGATGAGTCCTGAACTGCATTATGCAGATGAAGATGGTCGTCCTCCCGCTTTCACGCCCGCATCTGATGTCTGGGCATTCGGAATGGTAATGCTTGAG GTAGAAACTTGTGCTGTTCCATGGTTCCATATAATCCACGAACCGGCAGTTATCTTAGCAGTAATGCGCGGGAGCactccaccacctccaaaaAACAAAATTATACCTCCTCCAGTCTGGGCATTAATGCAGGATTGCTGGAAGCAAGATCCAATGGAAAGGGAGTCTATGCGAAGTGTAATGTCTCGCATAGACCTGTTAAAATTTCAGCGAGATGTTCAGGATCCTA GTAGTCCTGTGGGCCAGAGGTCACTTTCTTCGCCTTCGTCTTCGATTTCGTCTATTAGATCTCGATTATCTTCTTTCATCTCTTCTCCGACTATCTCCCCTCTGACTCTCGAGCCCACTAGTCTCAATGATGCAGACACAGTACTTACCAAAGCCCGTCGCGCATACACGCAGCGAGATATACCTTTAGCTCGTCAGCTCTACACGACAGCTGCAGCCGCGTTTGCTTCGGCATCACACCAGCTAAGGCATGCTCAAACTCTCACTGAGCTAGCACGCGTCGATAAGCCCAACGCACGTGTGCATCTTGAGGCTGCGATGGAGACATTGAGCTCACCTCACCAACCCATGTATCAGATTCGTGTCCAACGCATGGTCGCTGAAATAGAGAGCACCGGGGAGGCCAAGCGTCTATTACTCAACTGTAGGTCTTCTGCGAAGAAAGGAGGTTGGGTAGATGAGGAAGGGGCAGCGCTAATACAGCTAGGTCAAGTACATGTGGCAGCTGGGGAGGATGACGATGCATATGGTTGGTTCGGCGAGGCAATTAGACTCGGGGAAAAACAAGACAAGGCTACCATTAAGTCAGAGGCGCTGGAAGGACGTGGAGGAGTGTCCATGCGTAGAGGAAATAAAGAAGCAGCAATCATGGACTTCGAACAGGCTGCGGTTGAATATCGCCATTGCGGGGGTGGAGGCCGACGAGGTGTGACGAGGGTTCTTGGAAAAATACGAGAGATTTCGGGGGAAGGCGGCTCATGCAGTATGATTGATACTCTGAGCGAGAGCACAGGTTCACTGGCTCTTTCACTTGGTGGTATTCCTTAG
- a CDS encoding Serine/threonine-protein kinase, translating into MEHVALDLTGLVTKVQSVPFARGGFADIWLGELNWLITSPVQRVAIKVPHVTSKHLRGTERQEIERRLARELKTWRTLRHPNILPLLGTCTDLGTFPFALPLPSMITEFCPLGTLADYLVEHDEPIDDLAMASIQSQRPPG; encoded by the exons ATGGAACACGTTGCACTTGACTTGACTGGACTAGTAACAAAAGTCCAGTCTGTTCCATTCGCACGTGGCGGTTTTGCAGATATATGGCT AGGTGAACTCAACTGGTTAATCACGTCCCCTGTGCAACGG GTCGCTATAAAAGTTCCTCATGTCACTAGTAAGCACCTTAGAGGTACCGAACGTCAAGAAATAGAGAGG AGACTCGCGCGGGAACTCAAAACATGGCGCACTCTTCGACATCCTAACATTCTCCCACTACTTGGCACTTGCACGGACCTCGGAACCTTCCCTTTCGCACTACCATTACCTTCGATGATCACCGAATTTTGTCCTCTAGGCACGCTCGCGGAC TACCTAGTTGAGCATGATGAGCCGATCGATGATCTAGCTATGGCAAGTATCCAATCCCAACGTCCTCCGGGGTGA
- a CDS encoding DNA topoisomerase 4, which yields MSDSEDFNMGGDSGSEDFKPKAKKTTAKAKATSTSKAAPKAKAAAAPKKKVTGKILKPIENKKDDSDDDGAWIVKDDADKDDGSEPSATIQRKDKGASEMYEKLTQLEHILKRPDTYIGSIESISQKMWTFDEETKRMVFREVKFVPGLFKIVDEILVNAADNKINDASMDTIKVEIDAEEGLISVYNNGKGIPIEVHSKEKIWIPEMIFGHLLTSSNYDDDEKKLTGGRNGYGAKLTNIYSTEFTVETADKKTEQKYKQTWMNNMSKPGKAKITKNPRGEEFTKVSFRPDFKRFGMEGMDHDIASLLKRRVYDMAGTVKNVKVFLNGERIKIKNFKQYVEMYVNSAKENAGEGEGPKPTVIFEEISPRWEVGFALSDGSFQQISFANSIATTKGGTHVNMIAEQISKNLIAGIEKKNKGAKVKPQTIKNHMWIFVNSLIENPTFDSQTKEWLTLPSSKFGSRPHVSEDFMKRVAKSGIIDNVLSWAKFKADQENKKTDGTKRTRLTGIAKLSDANNAGGRHASECTLILTEGDSAKSLAEAGLSVAGRNNFGIFPLRGKLLNVREATHDQVMKNAEIQAIKQIMGLKHGVAYKDVSSLRYGSIMIMTDQDHDGSHIKGLLINFLDYFYPSLLKIPEFLVEFVTPIVRVTKGNQKINFFTIPEFQKWNEENNKDGKWYVKYYKGLGTSKDSDAREYFGAMEKHMIPFAKTEEGERELIDMAFNKKKADDRKDWLRQFKPGTFIDHSVQEITYSDFINRELILFSMADNIRSIPSVVDGLKPGQRKVIFGTFKRKLKNEIKVAQLVGYISEKTAYHHGEQSLTMTIVNLAQNFVGSNNINLLKPEGQFGTRSQGGKDAASARYIFTSIPRITRTIFHPHDDALLNYLRDDNDSIEPEWYMPILPVILINGADGIGTGWSTSIPNYNPRDIVDNIKRLMNGEPQVSMFPWYRGFKGNIEKIGEDKYKVSGIVERTAKGVDIKELPIRVWTQSYKEQLEEWLVGTQKSPPFVKDYHEHHTTRSVYFELTVAEKDLEKAEAEGFEKFFKLVAQISTSNMICFDANGKIKKYNSPEEILEEFYALRLSYYQKRKQHLCDELERQYEKLSNQARFVNMIIKKELVVSNKKKADLCAELRELKFRPFPKVRKAKESGENEDAVEEEEDEPVGANSDYDYLLGMAIWSLTREKVEKLINEQNAKEAEWNELLKRKAVDLWNEDLEEFLKAWDDMLEEDAEAEAVGTSKKKGTKLRTRKSIGGKATKRAADSGSEDDFKPTKAPAKRKPAAEKPAPAKATAKMESMDEDEKPVVVKKKPVVTSSKVKKEESDSDAPVIKVPAAAKGKGKAAVKRKSADEDDSDEAPVIKPVKKTKAQPSVKDFFDAVPTKPSTSKPKAAAKKKIISSDDEDESMVVLNNDDDDDEPPVVKRTTRPTTGKSKYVELSTDGDDNDEDDVYSISD from the exons ATGTCCGACTCTGAAGATTTTAATATGGGAGGGGACTCTGGTAGCGAAGACTTCAAGCCCAAGGCAAAGAAG ACTACTGCAAAGGCAAAGGCCACATCTACCTCGAAGGCTGCTCCAAAAGCCAAAGCTGCCGCGGCTCCCAAGAAAAAGGTTACTGGAAAAATTCTCAAACCCATTGAGAATAAGAAAGACGACTCCGACGATGACGGTGCATGGATTGTCAAAGACGATGCGGACAAAGACGATGGGTCCGAACCATCAGCCACCATACAAAGAAAGGACAAGGGTGCCTCGGAAATGTATGAGAAG TTGACCCAATTGGAACACATCCTGAAACGTCCTGATACGTACATCGGCTCTATTGAGTCTATCTCACAAAAAATGTGGACTTTTGACGAGGAGACCAAACGCATGGTCTTCAGAGAGGTCAAGTTTGTCCCAGGCCTTTTCAAAATCGTAGACGAAATCCTTGTTAATGCTGCGGACAACAAG ATAAACGACGCATCTATGGATACTATCAAAGTCGAAATTGATGCCGAGGAGGGACTTATCAGTGTCTATAACAATGGCAAAGGGATCCCAATCGAAGTTCATTCAAAAGAGAAGATTTGGATTCCTGAAATGATTTTCGGTCATCTCCTTACATCCTCCAATTATGATGACGATGAGAAGAAACTCACTGGTGGTCGTAACGGTTATGGTGCTAAACTCACCAACATCTACTCCACCGAATTTACCGTCGAAACCGCCGACAAGAAGACCGAGCAGAAGTACAAGCAAACCTGGATGAACAATATGTCGAAGCCTGGAAAAGCCAAGATCACCAAGAACCCCCGAGGCGAGGAGTTTACCAAGGTTTCTTTCCGTCCAGACTTCAAGCGGTTCGGAATGGAGGGTATGGATCATGACATTGCCAGTTTGTTGAAGCGCCGAGTGTACGACATGGCTGGGACTGTAAAGAACGTGAAAGTCTTTCTCAACGGCGAACGCATCAAAATCAAGAACTTCAAGCAATACGTTGAGATGTATGTCAACTCGGCCAAAGAGAACGCTGGCGAGGGCGAGGGACCGAAGCCTACTGTTATTTTTGAAGAAATCTCCCCGCGTTGGGAAGTAGGCTTCGCTTTGTCTGACGGGTCGTTTCAACAAATCTCGTTCGCGAACAGTATCGCCACTACCAAGGGTGGTACTCACGTCAACATGATTGCCGAACAAATCTCCAAGAACCTGATTGCAGGTATCGAAAAGAAAAACAAGGGAGCCAAGGTCAAGCCCCAGACGATCAAGAATCATATGTGGATCTTTGTCAATTCGCTAATCGAAAACCCGACCTTTGACAGTCAAACCAAAGAATGGTTAACTCTTCCGTCTTCCAAATTTGGTAGTCGGCCACACGTATCTGAAGATTTTATGAAGAGGG TCGCCAAGTCTGGGATTATCGATAACGTCCTGAGCTGGGCCAAGTTCAAGGCCGATCAGGAGAACAAAAAGACTGACGGCACCAAGCGAACTCG TCTTACTGGCATCGCGAAGTTGTCTGATGCTAACAATGCCGGCGGAAGGCACGCTTCAGAATGTACTCTCATCTTGACCGAAGGTGACTCTGCCAAGTCTCTGGCTGAGGCAGGTCTGAGTGTAGCTGGTCGAAATAATTTCGGTATCTTTCCCCTCCGTGGCAAACTGTTGAACGTACGAGAAGCCACCCACGACCAAGTAATGAAAAATGCAGAGATTCAGGCCATTAAACAAATTATGGGCTTGAAACATGGAGTCGCTTACAAGGATGTGAGCAGCCTGCGTTATGGCAGCATCATGATTATGACCGATCAG GATCATGACGGTTCCCACATTAAAGGCTTGCTGATCAATTTCCTTGACTATTTCTATCCGTCACTTTTGAAAATTCCGGAGTTTCTGGTCGAATTTGTTACACCCATTGTTCGA GTCACAAAGGGGAACCAGAAAATCAACTTCTTTACTATTCCTGAATTCCAGAAGTGGAATGAAGAAAACAACAAGGACGGAAAGTGGTATGTTAAGTACTACAAG GGGTTGGGAACTAGCAAAGACTCAGACGCCCGAGAATACTTTGGGGCCATGGAAAAACATATGATCCCATTCGCCAAAACCGAGGAAGGAGAACGCGAGTTGATTGACATGGCCTTTAACAAGAAAAAGGCTGATGATCGCAAGGATTGGCTGCGTCAATTTAAG CCCGGAACTTTCATCGACCACAGCGTCCAGGAGATCACATACAGCGACTTTATCAACCGGGAGCTGATACTGTTTTCAATGGCCGACAATATCCGTTCAATTCCTTCGGTTGTCGATGGCCTCAAACCTGGTCAACGTAAAGTAATCTTTGGTACTTTCAAACGTAAACTTAAGAACGAGATCAAG GTTGCCCAGCTTGTCGGATACATTTCAGAAAAGACAGCGTACCATCATGGTGAACAGAGTTTAACAATGACCATTGTCAACTTGGCGCAGAACTTTGTTGGAAGCAATAATATCAATCTACTCAAACCAGAAGGACAATTCGGTACCCGTTCTCAG GGTGGAAAAGATGCTGCATCTGCACGTTATATTTTCACTAGCATCCCTCGCATTACACGTACTATCTTCCACCCGCACGACGACGCACTCTTGAATTATTTGAGGGATGATAACGACTCGATCGAACCCGAATGGTATATGCCAATTCTTCCAGTAATCTTGATCAATGGAGCAGACGGTATTGGTACTG GCTGGAGTACATCGATCCCGAATTACAACCCTCGAGATATTGTAGACAACATCAAACGCTTGATGAATGGCGAGCCACAAGTTTCGATGTTCCCCTGGTACCGGGGTTTCAAG GGTAATATCGAAAAGATTGGAGAGGACAAGTACAAAGTCAGCGGTATCGTCGAACGCACTGCTAAAGGTGTCGATATCAAGGAGCTTCCTATACGTGTATGGACGCAATCCTACAAGGAGCAGCTCGAAGAATGGCTTGTCGGTACACAAAAGAGCCCGCCATTTGTCAAA GATTACCATGAGCATCACACAACCCGCTCCGTATATTTCGAGCTTACGGTTGCTGAGAAGGACCTAGAAAAGGCTGAAGCTGAAGGTTTCGAGAAATTCTTCAAGTTGGTTGCTCAAATTAGTACTAGCAACATGATCTGCTTTGATGCGAACGGAAAGATCAAGAAATATAATTCTCCGGAAGAGATCCTTGAAGAGTTCTATGCTCTTCGATTGAGCTACTACCAGAAGCGCAAG CAACACCTGTGCGACGAACTGGAGCGTCAATACGAGAAGTTGTCCAACCAGGCCCGGTTTGTTAACATGATCATCAAGAAAGAACTTGTCGTTTCGAACAAAAAGAAGGCTGACCTATGCGCTGAGCTTCGAGAACTCAAATTCAGACCGTTCCCCAAGGTTCGCAAGGCAAAGGAGTCTGGCGAAAATGAGGACGCAgtggaagaagaggaagatgagCCGGTTGGGGCGAATAGTGACTATGACTACCTGCTCGGAATGGCCATCTGGAGTTTGACTCGCGAAAAG GTCGAGAAATTGATCAATGAGCAAAATGCAAAGGAGGCAGAATGGAACGAACTCCTCAAAAGGAAAGCTGTGGATCTCTGGAATGAAGACCTTGAGGAGTTCCTCAAGGCTTGGGAT GACATGCTTGAAGAAGACGCTGAAGCAGAGGCTGTCGGTACCAGTAAGAAGAAGGGTACTAAACTGAGGACTCGCAAGTCAATTGGCGGCAAAGCTACCAAACGTGCTGCCGATTCGGGGTCAGAGGACGACTTCAAGCCTACAAAGGCTCCAGCGAAGCGCAAGCCTGCAGCTGAAAAGCCTGCCCCGGCTAAAGCTACCGCGAAAATGGAGTCCATGGATGAAGACGAAAAGCCTGTTGTGGTCAAGAAAAAGCCTGTTGTAACTTCGTCAAAGGTGAAAAAGGAAGAGTCTGACTCTGATGCTCCCGTCATCAAAGTACCAGCAGCTGCAAAAGGCAAGGGAAAAGCTGCTGTCAAACGCAAGAG TGCGGACGAAGACGACTCTGATGAGGCACCAGTCATCAAACCGGTTAAGAAGACGAAAGCGCAACCAAGCGTCAAAGACTTTTTCGATGCCGTCCCAACAAAACCTTCTACGTCTAAACCCAAAGCTGCTGCCAAGAAAAAGATTATCAGTAgcgacgacgaagacgaatCGATGGTAGTACTAAATaacgatgatgacgatgatgagCCGCCTGTAGTCAAACGTACTACGCGACCAACCACGGGCAAGTCGAAATACGTGGAGCTTTCAACCGACGGGGACGACAACGATGAGGATGATGTTTATTCTATTTCCGATTAG